The genomic interval CGGGTGGGTCGGGGGTTGTAGGTCATGGAATCGAGCATCTGGGTGGCACAGATGACGGGCTTTCCGGCCAGGTTACACTTGGCGAtcagctgcttctgggcAATGAAAACCTGGGGGGCGGGGATCTCGATACCCAAGTCTCCTCGGGCAACCATGACACCGTCGGTCTCCTTCAGAATCTCGTCAAAGTTGTTGACACCCTGCTGGTTCTCAATCTTGGAGATGACCTGGATGCCCTTGCCCTTCTCGCCGAGCACGTCTCGGATGGCCTGGACGTCGTTGGCGGTTCGGACGAAAGAGGCAAAGATCATGTCGACACCGTGCTCAACACCAAACTTGAGATCggccttgtccttctcggaCAGAGCGGGGAGATCGACATCGGTGCCAGGGAGGTTGACACCCTTTCGAGAAGAGATCTTACCGTTGTTGAGAGTCTCGACCTTGAGGGTCTCGCCgtcaatcttctcgagaACCTTGAAGGACAGAACACCGTCGTCAACGAAGATGATCTTGCCAATGTCAATCTgcttgacaatgttggtgTAGTCAATGTACATGATCTTATCGTCGCACTggtccttgtacttggggttggtggagaagagcatGACATGGCCGGCCTTGACGTCCCagtccttgtcgtccttggtgacaCCGGTTCGGATCTCGGGGCCCTTGGTGTCGAGAGCAATGGCCAGGGGTCGGCCCTGGAACTGCTGCTCGGACTCTCGGGCGTTCTCAATGACGGACTGgtggtactcgtacgagcCGTGGGAGAAGTTCATTCGAACAATGTTGAGACCAGCTGTGGTTAGTATTGCGGCATGATAGACACATGGGTCCATACGTCATCGATAAGGGCACCAGACTGGCAACGTCATGAACGTCACCATTAGCGCCCTTACCACTTGCGTCGTTTTCATTTCATGTTTGTCACTTAGAGTTCGTTGGGTTTATCCGACCGGAAAAAATGTGCATGCGCATGAGCCGTGTATTGGACAAACCCGGGAAACCAAAGCCAAAAAATAAGGCGACGGTGCCAATTGGGGTAACGAAAGAAGGGACAGATAGACGTGGCCACCGCGAATCGGGTCACGGCGCACACTGCTGTCGCATTATGGTTACTCACCTTGTCGAAGCTTGGAGATCATCTCGGCGGAGTTTGTGTTGGGACCTGCTGTTAGTTTGCCGTTTTTACTGAGGCCTGAGGCGGAGACCGAGCCAGCGTTTGAGCGCATTCGGCGAATCGACTTGGGGGCAGGCGACACGGGTACAATGGGCTCGCCACATGTTCACATGAGCGGGTCCGTTATCCTGTGACGCCTACCTCTTGTGGGCTCGTCGAATTGTGCACCAAACCGCGCAATCGGCGTCTGGTCTGTGGATAAGTATACTCACCGATAGTACCAATGATGGACGACTTTCGGTAGTTCTTGGTGGGAATGTCATCCGTGTTCAGGGTACTGAGCCACTGCAGGTTGGTGGAAGGGGACGAATTGGCGGTGTAAATCATTGTAACTGTGGTGTGAATTTCTCCGCAGGGGTAGTTgatggagagaagaagagatggtGCAGCGGAATTTTTGGATAtatggtttttttttggatatGGTAACAAAACCAAAACACTAAAAGCAAACGGTAGGTTGCCTTCAAATAGAGTTGCGTCTACCCAGTAATTTATGGACCTTTTGCGTTGCGACAATATTGTCTTGTACGACAGAGATATGGACGGAGCGGGCCAGGTGAGGGGAAAAAggaaagtcacgtgacccactCCGCCCCCGAGTCTCGCCGTTGTTTTTCTCCTCTTTTGCGGGCTCCTGTTTCCGCGTCGCAATGGTCTTGACTTGTGGGGGTTGTAGGCATGTATCCGTAGTTAGCACACCCAGCTGCTACATGTAGCCCCGCACGGTCAACGTCATGTTACTTTTTCCCGCTAAAAAAGTTCACACGAATGTTGAGAGCTGTCAAATCAACTGGGGCGTGTTCAGAGCACGAGGCTTTGTGCGCCGGAGGGAGAGCGTCTGTGGGAGTTATTTGCCCGCATGCCATTGGTCTGTCCAGCTATCGTGACTCATGATACATATCTGCTTACAAGGTCTGCCGTCACTAGACGATAAAATTGGGAGACTGTAAAAAGGTCTTCTAGAAGAGCTGCCAGAGGTGGATTGATGAAGGGGGAGATTGATGGCGCAAGGGGATAGTAGAAAGGGCACGGCGATGCACTGAAATGACTACCGCTTGTCAATACTACCAATATCAcagatgtacaagtacacatATCTAACCCGCTTTGTTTCCACTCGTACACTCCATTCATATCTATCTCCAATCAGCACTCTAAGacctgtatgtactgtagttggaAAATACCAAGCCCTGCATGTACTACGgtacaaaaaaaacggtACATACAGTCAGCGACATCGGCCTTCCAACAAGACAAGGAGAGGCGGGAACAATGTATGCTGCACACCACGGAGACTGGTTGCAAACAACAGAAGCGCGCAATTCGCCGTTTGCGACACGTAGGTTCCAGCCATTGGCCTCATCCCCCACATGTCGGTGAATCTAAACACTACCTCTGCAAACCCAACCGATCTTGTTGCCCTCTGACCAGCTCTCACTGTTGAGCTATTAAACCCTACCATGCAGTCAAGCAGTTGGGGAGAAGAGATGCGTGTAGACGAGGGGAATTGGAGACGAAGGGTGCAAGTAGAGCACGCAGTCTTGTGTACTACGTCAATTGTGCCCATTTATCGTCTTTAATCCTTCAAATACCCTCTTCGTCCTCTCGTCATCTCTCCGTCCCTGCGtgcatctcctccagcttaTACTTTTCAGATAGACCCACCGGAAAAATTAGTCGAACGTGCAGACTGCAGCGCATATGACTGGTTGCCAGTTTTTCCGGGATTGTCCCTGGCGCACCTCTTTCTCCTCTTCATATATAGACACTTGTGGTGGGAGTCATTGAGCGAGATACCGACCCCTTAACAATGGTGTTGTCTTGGAAACCCCAAGAACCCAACCGAGAACTTTATCTGTCTCGATGAGGTTAGACGTGACGACAATGTGttgcggtcacgtggcgaTCTGTGTCACGTGGTGGTTTGTGTCACGTGGTGGTTTGTGTCACGTGGTGGTTTGTGCCACGTGACAGATATGGCCCGTATACGTTGTCTTCGTACGGTGcgtgtactcgtacttgtaccatcAGCGATACAACTCCTCCATGGCAATGCACATTGAGTTGTCTCCATATTTGCTGTTGTCTTTTGGGAGTGTGGAAAAAACTGGAAAAACTTGGGCGAAAATGCTGAAAAACAGGTACGTCGGgtctccaagctcatggAACTCACCAAAACCACCGCCTGATCCTCAGGATACCCACTTGCCACACCCTCTTTCGTGTGTTTCCATCCAAAAAAGGGCACGTGCAAACAGAGTTTTGGAATGTTGTGGAAGTGCCCCTTTTTGACCCTTTTTGACCCTTGTTGACCGGGACCCAGGAGACCCAAAAACCAGCCTAAAAACAGCAGCGGTAGGGGTAAAGGTGCGGCAAAAGACGGGATCCAGAGCCGCAATCGAGAGAGGgttcggtcacgtgactcagTTGACGTTTCACGGGTCCCATTGATGTCCAATTGGTCTCCTCGTCTCGTCCAGTATAAGCTCAGATCACGTACGGCGACCCACCGGGACAGGAGGACCAGCCGTGACTTTTCACCCCCACGAgtaccctaaccctgaaAATTTTACAGGTCCACTAAAGTTGAGGGCTTGTACTTttcctcttcttttttctttccaCATCATCCACAAAAATGTCTAACACTGAGCAGACCTTTATTGCCATCAAGGTGAGTAAGAAGCGAGGGTGAAGGAGTCGACGGCAGGGATTTGTTGTGTGTCAATTGCTGAATTGATCCGATTGAAGTGTCTTGAGATTGATGTCGTGTCAGCGAGATGGACAGATCAACACACCTCCGACACATGACCATGGCGCCAACAATGGTCGACCGCCAAGCTCCCCCAAACAACCACTAACCCAGCCCGACGGTGTCCAGCGAGGACTCATCTCTCCTATCCTCCACCGATTCGAGCAGCGAGGTTTCAAGCTTGTCGCCATCAAGCTGACCAACCCCGACGAGAAGCTCCTCCGAGAGCACTACGAGGACCTCCAGGAGAAGCCCTTCTTCCCCTCTCTGCTCAAGTACATGCAGTCTGGCCCCGTTCTTGCCACCGTCTGGGAGGGTAAGGATGTTGTCAAGCAGGGCCGAAACATCCTCGGTGCTACCAACCCCCTCCAGTCCGCCCCCGGTACCATCCGATTCGACTACGCCATCGACATTGGCCGAAACGTCTGCCATGGTTCCGACTCTGTTGAgtctgccaagaaggagatcgGCATCTGGttcaagcccgaggagctCGCCTCTTACACCCCTGCCAACATTGGCTGGATCTACGAGTAAGCTATTTGTATAGTTTAATATCTTGTATGTGTCGCAGTGAAGAGTGTACTTGTTGCGGACTATTGTCTAGTAGTTTTCTTGTAGCCGTCATGGAAGGAGCCATCTCCATTGGACACGTGTAACCTTGATGGTCGCCTGTCATTTCACGTGTTGATCCACATTGGATGATTAAGCAACCCAGAGCTGATCGAGTTCCATATTAGACATTTTCAACCACGAGCGTACAATGTTCGTGCAGGAGGAATTTTCGCCAGCATGTTTCTTGCTTGTGTTGGGCCATATGTTCTTTCTGCTCACTTTGTTTACCTTTGTTACAAATTAGTTGAGAAAAATATTCGGCTGGGGGTTCATTTTGCACATTCCAGAAATGCCAGAGTTTTGGAAAGTGGTTCGATTGATAGGTAAAGAGCGACTTCTAAACAAGTTTTCATAATTGACAGTATTGTTTATTGCTAAAAGTTCAGGATACTTGTTTGAAACTTTTGTTGAGATTGTATTGCATACTttaaaatatatatatatatattatatactgtaaaacaaaaaaaagtatatactgtacttgtacttactgtatgtactgtacatacttgtggGTAGGCAGAGCTGCTGATTTTGTAAGTATCCAAATGACACATTCAGATCAATGACGTGACAGATCCCCCGCCCCCACAGAATCACATTACCATTCTTCTCCGTGGCGCGTTGGAGTTCCCGATTTTTCCCGGTTTTCACCTCAACCAATGGAAGAGCCAGTGTAGTTAGACTGAACGGCAATACAAGGTTGACGAGTAGCATATATGATTTGATATTCGCAAGGAACTTTGTCGGGGTTGGAACTCTGATGAAGACCGTCAACTTAGCAGTCCCCGGCATAGTACATCCGCCATCAGTATCTAGACTGACTTTGCACTACAACAAAAGCCGATACAACAAGTgggtactcgtactcgtactaccAGCTACTCCAATGTCATACACTATCTTGGCTGCGCGTTATCATGTGAAATGAAAGGTTGTCTACgagagtatgtactgcacttgtacctgtCCTTGCACTGGTGCTGAGATGACCGACTCTCGAGACGAACGGCCCGCAGAATCCGTGCCGGCCAGTTCATTTTGTGTTGGAATTTTTGATCGCTTTGCTCACGCCATTCCGTATCTCTGCCAAACGGGCTCCCTTTGGCTGGCTGCAAAGTCCGCTTGGGTAGGAGTATGCCGACCCTAACATCGGTCTCCAAATTGGGGTGATAAAGAAGAGAGGAAACGCGGGGGGAATCACGCGATCTCCAAAGTGGCGCCATTGGCGAGGTTCTACGGGACGCAGAAATACACGACGATTTCTATTTTGCTCAGTCGagttcctccagctcgtcttGCAGCCTCTGTTCTCCCCTTAGGTCGGCCCGCCGGTAACCTTCGGCCTTCTCCGACGTTATCAGCCCAGTGCATGTAGAACGCACCTCCCAAGACACCAGCCAGTGAGTTCATATATAGATCAGCTGGCGCCgtcttcacctcctccacaaacacacaaaacCGCCAGCTACTAACCGAACCACAATACCAAATGTCCCTCGTCAAAGCCCGATACGGAAAGGATAACGTCCGAGTGCTCAAGGTGTCGCGAGacccctccaaccccaagaTCCAGCAGGtccaggagctggtggTCAAGTGTCTGCTGGAAGGAGACATTGAGGTTTCGTacaccaaggccgacaaCACCCCCATTGTCGCCACCGACACGGTCAAGAACACCACCTTCATTGtggccaagcagctgcCCGGCACCTGGCCCATTGAGCTTTTTGGCGCTGTGCTGGCCGACCACTTCATCAAGAAGTACCCCCATATTTCGTCCGCCCACGTCGACATTGAGCAGTACAAGTGGACCAAGTACGACGTGAACGGCAAGACATCGCAGCACTCGTTTGTGCACGACGGCACCGAGCTGCGAACCGTGCACGTCGACCGATACAGAGACGCCGCCAAGAACCCCGAAACCGTCACCACCTTCAACATTGCCTCCGGTATCAAGGATCTGTCTGTGCTCAAGTCGACGGGATCCATGTTCTACGGCTATCACAAGGACGACTTTACCACGCTCAAGCCCACAAAGGACCGAATCCTGTCCACCGACGTGGCTGCCACCTGGCACTGGAtctccaaggagattgataccctggacaagatcaaggagattgccaagaaAGGTATATTTGACAGTGTGTATGCCCAGGTTGTCGACACCACTTTGCAGCGATTTGCCACCGAAAACTCCGCTTCCGTCCAGGCCACCATGTACAACATGTCCACCGACATCCTCGATAAGGCTTCCCTGGTGGAGACGGTGGACTACGAGCTCCCCAACAAGCATTACTTTGAGCTGGACCTGAGCTGGCATCATGGTCTCAAGAACACCGGCACCGACGCCGAGGTGTACGTTCCCCAGTCCAACCCCAACGGTCTCATCAAGTCTTCTGTTGGCCGATCAAAGTTGTAGGAACAAGTGTTAAATGTAATAGTAAAATAGATGAAAGAAAAATCCGAGTAGCCCGGTCGAATGAAGGTGTATTAGATGGAGTGTGTCAAACGGAGCATTACCACTGTGATCAAACTCCACGAACCATCTACATCGAAAGTACAAGTCATCATGAAGCTCCACCTTCACTCTGGATCAACTGATAGCGTCTctagagtatgtacatacgagGACCTACGCAATTAGTTTTACAACTAACCTTGCAGCTTCAACTCAGCCGCATCGGTGGAGGGACCAGAGCCCCCCACGCTGATAGACTCCCACCTGTCGGAGTAGCGCACAGGAAGCCTGTATGGCACTACAACTATACCTCAAGTTGAACTGCGGTGGACTCAAGCAAAGATTTCTGGTAACAAAAAGGACTTTTCTGGTAGAAAAAAGGTTGGTGAATTCAAAACTAGCGGGTCTTGAAACCCATCACCGGTTTCATGTTCTTTTATTACTGTTTCTGTCCCAAATCGTCTCTTAACGACATTTCGGAAAAACTATTCTTCCGCGTTCCAAAAGCAAGCATACACACATTTTGGTGTGCATTAGAGAGGTTGGATAAGCGAGGTGGGGGGAAGGCAAGAATGACGTTGGCTAGAGCGAGCTGTTCCCGAGGGATGAATGTGATGGATACACTGGAATCTccatggtcacgtgattggaTATCAGCGGCCGTTGTAGCATCATTTGTTACACCTACAACAGTGCAATGTTGCATAGTGCAAATGTATCGTCCCTTCCGTACTTGAGTTATTCCCCTCAAACTCACGGCCAGAAAGAGAGCCCTGAAGCGGATGAAGGAAGCAGCGCGAAGGAGGGCTATGTGGCTCCAAATACGTGGAGATTGGTACTTGAAAAAGACCCGCAATCAAACGAGCAGCTCTTTGTATGATGGCATTTTGTCTCTTTGTATCTATAGCTCGCTCCGCATGTATAGCAAGCCTTTGTATGATTAGGAGGGCCGAGAACGCTAGTGAGCGGGGTTCGAGGGAGGGGAGGAGATGGGGTCTGAGAGGGTATGTAGAAGGATGAAAGTGGGAGGGTTTTGAGGGGAGAAAAGCGGAATCGACCAAGAGGCATGGTCTGACCGAGTCGGCGCTTTTCTCTTGTCAATTCCACCTCTCCAACAGCCGCTGATAACCACCTTCTTTCGCACTTGTTGCTATGGACTGATCATCCGCCAACGTTATGCAGTGCGAGGCTAACCGTAAGAGACGttgaatatatatatatatataacagCGAGAGACAACCGCCCAAAACGGCTGAATATTCCAATTACCTGCTGAACAAACGACAATGACCACTAAACAGTTCCAATTCGACTCGGATCCGCTCAATTCTGCCCTTGCCGCCACCGCGGAGGCCTCAGGCCTCGCTTACCTCCCCAAGAGCAAGGTCATCTACTACCCTCTGACCAACGACAAGGTGACGTTGATttcaggtggaggagctggccacGAGCCTGCTCAGACCGGGTTTGTGGGTCCCGGACTGCTGGATGCGGCCGTGTCGGGCCAGATCTTTGCCTCACCTTCCACCAAACAGATCATTGCCGGAGTCAATGCCGTCAAGTCGCAACGGGGCTCCATCATTATCGTCATGAACTACACTGGCGATGTGATCCACTTTGGAATGGCCGCCGAGCAGCTGCGGTCCCGATATGACTACCACGCCGAACTGGTGTCCATTGGCGACGACATTTCCgtcaacaagaaggccggACGACGAGGTCTGGCAGGAACCGTTCTTGTTCACAAGATCGCAGGCCATCTTGCCCGAGATGGCTGGGACGTCGGAGTGCTTGCTGAAGCTCTGCGAACCACCGCCGCCAACCTGGCCACCGTGGCTGCGTCTCTGGAACACTGCACTGTACCTGGCAGAAAGTTCGAGACCGAACTGGCGGCcgatgagatggagattGGCATGGGTATCCACAACGAGCCCGGTgtcaagaccatcaagaTTGGCAAGGTTGAGTCTCTGCTGGACGAATTGGTCGACAAGTTCGAGCCCTCCAAGCAGGACTTTGTGCCCTTCAACAAGGGCGACGAggtggtgctgctggtcaaTTCCCTCGGAGGAGTCTCTTCTCTGGAACTCCACGCCATTGCCAACATTGCCCAGACAAAGTTCGAGAAGGTGCTGGGCGTCAAGACCGTGCGACTTATTGTTGGCAACTTCATGGCTGCCTTCAACGGTCCTGGCTTCTCTTTGACTCTGCTCAACGTCACCACgaccgccaagaagggcaacTTTGACGTTCTGGGAGCCCTGGACGCTCCCGTGTCCACCGCCGCCTGGCCCTCTCTGCAGCAGAAGGACAAGCCTGCCAACGGCGGTgtccaggaggagaaggagaccgACTCGGACAAGCCTGCTGAGCCTACTGGAATCAAGGCCGACGGAAAGCTGTTCAAGGCCATGATTGAGAGTGCTGTTGAcgatctcaagaaggaggagccccAGATTACCAAATACGACACTATTGCTGGCGATGGAGACTGTGGAGAGACTCTGTTGGCTGGAGGCGACGGTATTCTGGACGCtatcaagaacaagaagattgacCTTGATGATGCCGCTGGAGTGGCTGATATTTCTCACATCGTCGAGAACTCCATGGGAGGCACCTCGGGAGGTCTCtactccatcttcttctccggtCTCGTGGTCGGTatcaaggagaccaaggccaaggagctgtctgTCGATGTGTTTGCCAAGGCATGTGAGACTGCTCTGGAGACTCTTTCTAAGTACACCCAGGCCCGAGTCGGCGACCGAACCCTCATGGACGCACTTGTTCCCTTTGTAGAGACCCTCAGCAAGACCAAGGACTTCGCCAAGGCCGTAGAGGCTGCTCGGAAGGGCGCCGACGAGACTTCCAAGCTGCCTGCCAATTTTGGCCGTGCCTCGTATGTGAACGAGGAGGGATTGGAGAACATTCCTGACCCTGGAGCTCTTGGACTGGCCGTCATTTTCGAAGGTCTTCTCAAGGCctgggagaagaagtagtGTGTAACGGTGAAAGTATGTAGTAAAATGATTAATGACGATGCTGAAGTGAGGATAATGGAGGTAAACATCTGCCGACTGCTTGATCCAGGGTATATACcactcgtacttgttctAGGGAGAATACTCGATGATATTCTATCCTAAGTAAGTACCAGTCATCTTCACTATTCCGGATACCTGACTCGTTGCTGCAATTACTCTCACCTCACACCGCTTACTATTCTATGCTATAAATTaatactacttgtactgtacttttgtTGCTGACCTCGTTTCCAGATCATCCTCCCTATTAATCCAACCACTCGTCAAAGTAGCTGCACTCCACATCCACCGGTCCTCCGGCGCTGCACACGTTGAAGACAGGACACtggccacaaacagactCGGTGTAAGCGTCTTTtggcagctcctcgtcgggAAGATCGCCATTGAGAGTCGCCTTGTATCCTGCCTTGCATCTTTCCAGACGGTCATCGTAAACCAAGACCTCGCACAGTATTCGAATATGGCCCTCATCCAGCTCCACTCGTGACACCTCCTGGTCGACAATGAACTGCTTGATGTCTGTGACATGCACGGGTGGTGCGTTGGCCCCGAGCGCCAGGTTTGTGTTCTCCTCGCAGTAGTGGTAGACCACGTCGAGCAGCAGATCGACAAACTCGGAATCGAGCTCGGCATCGGAAAACCAGGGACCTCCTGTGAGCTCAGCCGAGGGTTGCAGGttgtacagcatgtacatTTTCCGCGTCTTCTGCTGTACGCTCTTGACCATCTTGATGatgtgctgctgctccagcgacttgagACATCGGTGGACCACGTTGATGTGCAAGTTGGACCTGGCTGTGATGGTCCGCACCCAGATGCCGTCACGCTCCGACTCTGCAATGTAGTTGTACACAATGTACTCGTCAGACGTGAGCTTGGATACAATGTCAGCCGTCTCGATCGACACGGCCTGCAGCATCACCTGTCCTCcctgctccagcaccttgacTCTGGACGAGTTGTGTAGCTCCGCGATCCAcgcctccagcttctcgccTGCTACGTCCACGAGGTCGGCCACCTCCGCGTACGTGAAgagcttggccttgggcCCCTCCAGCATTTTGGCGTGCAAATCATCCGCGGACATTTTGAAAAGGTGCGGTTGTTGTGCAAGtctggaaaaaaaaaagttggaTGGCGAAATTATTTCGTCACACTTTTCTAGTGCGTCTGAGATGCGCGCATATGTGggatggaggtggttggtAGGGGGCCGAAAGACTGCTCTGGAGACTAGTGGGGTGGTTGGAGCGGATCGCAGAGGTGTATATATGCGAGTTTTCAAGTTTCAacggaaaaaaacagcccTTTAGCTGGTattgtgtgttgtgtgaCAATCTGGTAGAGTTGGTTGGATAATCTTCATTAACAAAAAGCCCAACTGAAAATGTATAAAGTAAGTATAGTCTAAGTAACTGAGAGCGAGAAGAGACGTGTGTTATTTCTAAGGCTTACAGCGAAGATACCGAGCCAATTTTTTTGTCAGCTTGTGAAGAATTATGATTAAATTATTTTTCAATCTTCCACTTCTCTCTCACTTGCTTCACACACCTCATTAACCACACCCCGTCTCCGCCCTATGTTCTCTTTAGGTTCGCACTACGAACATGCACCTTCTAGtatcaccaccatcactCTCACCAACCAGCCATGGCACGAATCAAGCTTGATCTGAGCTCGGACGAGGAGCCCACGGTATCGTTCAAGCGCAAAAcggtcaagaaggccgccAAGCCCAAATCTGCGGAGAAAGAGTCAGATGAAGAGCCCAGTATGGTGTTCAAATCGAAGATCAAGGCCGTCAAGCTGGTCAAAAACGAACAGACCCGCTCCAACGAGTACcagcaggagctggacgagatgAAGAACAATTTTGGACACCTGCAAACGAAAGAGGAGATTGGTAGCTTCAAAACTGACACTACCGGAGAGATCAAGACAACCAAGAAGGTCACATTCGAGGGTGTACCAGacaccaaggacgagccctcctcctccgcagACTTTATCTCACTGTCGGGAATGGAACACAGCAACACAGACTTGCCTGCCACATCCAAAGAAGGCTACACGGCGTCTCTGGATGACGGGTACGACTCGGATCTGTCTATATCCGAGGGGAGAGATTTTCAGGACGATCTACTGGTGATTGGCGAGTCTGGGGTGTCGGACCAGGCCGATGCTAGAAGAGCCGATATGGCTGAAGCCATCTACGAGGCGCAGTTGACTGCAAGtgaagatgacgaggaggacagGAGAGGATGGGAGAAGTCGCAGTTCCGGTCGTCGGGTGTATTCAAGGATGACTCCACGTCGGAAACTAAGTACCGGGAGTCCACTGATCACGAGGCTCATAATCTGGCGCTGAAAAAGCTGCATTCGGTGCCGGAGATTCCGTCTCTGACAGATGTAGTGGAGTCCATCAAGCAGCGCAAGGTAGACATGGACGCGCGCAAATCTGATCTTGAGCTGACGCTAGAGCAGTACCAGCGCGAGATTTCGCTCATTGAGGAGCGTCAGAAGGAGGTGGCCGATCTGGtcaacaagcagctggCTCTTTAGGGGTGTTTGTGATGGTTTGAAGGACTACGACGATTGTCAATTGCATTCTAACGACTATGAATGCACGATACTAGGCAGTACCTAcacagctacagtagttgaCAACATGTCACACTGCCATTACAACCACTCaaccaacacacacacagtctacaagtacaagtaccgtacaagtaactGTAGGCCGTATCTTCTCTTCAAAGTTTGAGGTTGACTCCGTCACGACCAGTTTGCCTTTA from Yarrowia lipolytica chromosome 1F, complete sequence carries:
- a CDS encoding uncharacterized protein (Compare to YALI0F09317g, no similarity) encodes the protein MARIKLDLSSDEEPTVSFKRKTVKKAAKPKSAEKESDEEPSMVFKSKIKAVKLVKNEQTRSNEYQQELDEMKNNFGHLQTKEEIGSFKTDTTGEIKTTKKVTFEGVPDTKDEPSSSADFISLSGMEHSNTDLPATSKEGYTASLDDGYDSDLSISEGRDFQDDLLVIGESGVSDQADARRADMAEAIYEAQLTASEDDEEDRRGWEKSQFRSSGVFKDDSTSETKYRESTDHEAHNLALKKLHSVPEIPSLTDVVESIKQRKVDMDARKSDLELTLEQYQREISLIEERQKEVADLVNKQLAL